From Candidatus Mycalebacterium zealandia:
AAGCGACAATCAGCGCGGTTCTCTCATCTGAAAAACTCCGGCACACGGCGGAGATTAAAGTTGTGGGAACACGGCTTTCCGCGACTGCGAGCGTTACTTCGGACGATTTGAGCTCTTCCATAGACAACGTAATGGACGCCGCTACAAAACAGCTCAGGCGTAAAGGCGACAAAAGAATCTCCACGAGGCGCAGAAACTCTCCCGCCGCCGAGTCACCGCAGGACAAATCGCAGCCCGCCGAGGTGAAAATTCAGCAAGTAGCGGCAAAACCGATGTTTCTTGAAGAAGCCGCGCTACAGGTTACGGAGTCGGGAAAAGAGTTCGTCGCGTTCATAAACAGCGAAACCGATGAACTGAACGTCGCGTACAAAAAAGACAAACGGGTGATTGTTATAGTTCCTTGAAAAACCGCTCAACGGTAATGGAAAACGCAATGAAAATCGCCGATGTTTTGACAAAAGACTCCATAATAAAATCTCTTCAAGCAACCGACAAAAACGGCGTTCTGAAAGAAATATCTGAAACCGTGTCGAGTCTTTCCCCTTCTCTTGATGCCGATGTACTGCTCAAGATGCTTCTGGAAAGAGAGGAAATCTGCAGCACCGCCCTTGACCACGGAGTTGCGGTTCCGCATTTGAGAATGCACGGGCTTTCCGAGCCTGTTGCCGCGTTCGCAAGAAGCGTGCAAGGAGTTGATTTTGGCTCGCTTGACGGCAACCCCACCTACCTTTTCATGGTTATCATCGCGTCTGATTCGCGCGCTGATGAATACATCAACCTGCTCGCCAGAGTTACTTCCGCACTCAAAAGCGGCGAAATGCGTGAGCGGCTCATCAAAGCTGGGTCAACAAAAGACATCTTTGAAACGCTTGTTGAGGAAGACGACAGGAATGGCAAAAGATAAAAAGGTCAAAGTAGAAGAACTCAAGCAAAAATGGTTTTCACACCTCAAACTGAGCAAGGTTTCCGGCAAAGCGGGTTTTGACGCTTTTATAACAGCCGCGCCGGTTCGCAAGCCGGGCTTGAGGATGACGGAAAAGCCCATGAAGCTTGACTCCGGGCACGTCTATGTGCTTAGCGAAACCGAATGCGCTTACATAGAAAAACTGTCGCCCAAAGAGTGCAAAGACCTTGCCGAGGACTTTGTGCGACAAGGAATTCCGTGTTTTATCGTGTCGGACGGCATAGACATAAACGCACGCTTTAAATCCATGATGAATAAAAAATCAATCGCGGTTTTAAAAAGCGACATTCCGCTTGAAGCGTTGATGTCAACACTCGGAGAGTTGCTTGAGTGGCGGCTCGCCCCGTTCACCACATTTCACGCCACGCTTGTTGTAGTCCACGGAACCGGAACGCTCATAACGGGCAAAAGCGGCGTGGGAAAAAGTGAATGTGCGCTTGACCTTGTCGGGCGCGGATGGAAATTCGTTTCCGATGACATCGTTGAAATAAAACGGGTGGGCGCGCACCTTATCGGCTCGCCGCCGGAAAAGGTCAAGCACATGATGGAAATAAGAGGCATCGGCATCGTGAACATAGGAGACCTTTTCGGCAGAACCTCGGTTATGGAAAACCACTCCATTGACATAGTAATCAACATTGAACTGTGGAACAGGAAAATGGAATACGACCGGCTCGGACTTGAGACAAAAACCATCAAGATCCTTGACGTGGAACTGCCGATTGCGAACATTCCGGTGCGCCCGGGCAGAAGCATATCCACACTCGTTGAAGTAGCCGTGCGAAACCATATTCTGAAAACTGGCGAGTCAGACACATTTGATTCCCCGCCTGAAATAATTAAGGGAAGAAAAAACTCAAAACGGCCGAAAACATGAAACTGCTGCTGATAATCACGGGGTTGTCGGGAGCGGGAAAGAGCACGGTTTTGAGCACTTTTGAAGACCGGGGATTTATCTGCGCGGACAACATTCCGCCGAACCTGACGGGGCAGTTTGTCAAAGAGCACGAGGGGCCCTTCGCAATTGTGATTGATTCAAGGACGCCCGGCGGAAAACTTTTCGAACAGGTCTCGGAAGCGGCGGAAAAACTCAAAAAAGACGCGAAGGTTGAAATCATCTTTCTTGAATCCTCAGACGAAACGCTCGTAAAACGTTACGGTGAAACGCGCAGAAACCACCCTCTCTCCAGAGACGGAAACATCACAGACGGCATAAAAAAAGAGAGAGCCCTGCTTGAAAACCTCAAACAGAAAGCCGACCTGATTATTGACACAAGCGGACTCAATCCGCACGAACTCAGAGAGCACCCGTCGCTTCGCGCCGCCGGGGGCGAAACGGGCGAAATCCGTGTAAACATAACCTCATTCGGATTCAAGCACGGCCACCCGCCC
This genomic window contains:
- the raiA gene encoding ribosome-associated translation inhibitor RaiA, giving the protein MNIKITTRHIKDRKVAKKMKHYMLSKLPRLGRYLYKQGEEATISAVLSSEKLRHTAEIKVVGTRLSATASVTSDDLSSSIDNVMDAATKQLRRKGDKRISTRRRNSPAAESPQDKSQPAEVKIQQVAAKPMFLEEAALQVTESGKEFVAFINSETDELNVAYKKDKRVIVIVP
- the hprK gene encoding HPr(Ser) kinase/phosphatase; the protein is MNTSTCSPELLPHSKAAKCVSGSSKLGQQKTSLKRLLRKTTGMAKDKKVKVEELKQKWFSHLKLSKVSGKAGFDAFITAAPVRKPGLRMTEKPMKLDSGHVYVLSETECAYIEKLSPKECKDLAEDFVRQGIPCFIVSDGIDINARFKSMMNKKSIAVLKSDIPLEALMSTLGELLEWRLAPFTTFHATLVVVHGTGTLITGKSGVGKSECALDLVGRGWKFVSDDIVEIKRVGAHLIGSPPEKVKHMMEIRGIGIVNIGDLFGRTSVMENHSIDIVINIELWNRKMEYDRLGLETKTIKILDVELPIANIPVRPGRSISTLVEVAVRNHILKTGESDTFDSPPEIIKGRKNSKRPKT
- the rapZ gene encoding RNase adapter RapZ, with the protein product MKLLLIITGLSGAGKSTVLSTFEDRGFICADNIPPNLTGQFVKEHEGPFAIVIDSRTPGGKLFEQVSEAAEKLKKDAKVEIIFLESSDETLVKRYGETRRNHPLSRDGNITDGIKKERALLENLKQKADLIIDTSGLNPHELREHPSLRAAGGETGEIRVNITSFGFKHGHPPDADMMFDVRMLPNPNFTPELKPLDGKDKRIRDFVFSDTGGEGFLDKAADIIDFVVGLYKSKDKLYLNVAIGCTGGKHRSVSVAERLGKRLKGSVKEVRVAHRDIGKNK